In Streptomyces sp. NBC_00569, a single genomic region encodes these proteins:
- the rsmH gene encoding 16S rRNA (cytosine(1402)-N(4))-methyltransferase RsmH, whose product MSQTRHVPVMLQRCLDLLAPALAEPGAVVVDCTLGLGGHSEALLSTFPSCRLVGLDRDKEALRLSGERLAPFGDRATLVHAVYDELPEVLDRLGIPRVQGVLFDLGVSSMQLDEADRGFAYAQDAPLDMRMDQTTGMSAAEVLNTYPPGELVRILRAYGEEKQAKRIVSAVVREREKEPFSNSARLVELIRDALPQAAKRTGGNPAKRTFQALRIEVNGELSVLERAIPAAVQALAVGGRIAVLSYHSLEDRLVKQVFAAGAANTAPPGLPVVPERYQPRLKLLTRGAELPTEEEVAENRRAAPARLRGAQRIREEVAG is encoded by the coding sequence GTGATGCTCCAGCGCTGCCTGGACCTGTTGGCCCCGGCCCTCGCCGAACCGGGCGCGGTCGTCGTCGACTGCACGCTCGGCCTCGGCGGACACAGCGAAGCCCTTCTCTCCACGTTCCCCTCCTGCCGCCTCGTCGGTCTCGACCGCGACAAGGAGGCCCTGCGCCTGTCCGGTGAGCGCCTCGCCCCGTTCGGCGACCGCGCCACCCTCGTGCACGCCGTCTACGACGAGCTTCCCGAGGTCCTCGACCGGCTCGGCATCCCGCGCGTGCAGGGCGTCCTCTTCGACCTGGGCGTCTCCTCCATGCAGCTCGACGAGGCCGACCGCGGCTTCGCCTACGCGCAGGACGCGCCGCTCGACATGCGCATGGACCAGACGACCGGAATGAGCGCCGCCGAGGTCCTCAACACGTACCCCCCGGGCGAACTGGTGCGGATCCTGCGCGCGTACGGCGAGGAGAAGCAGGCCAAGCGGATCGTCTCGGCGGTCGTGCGTGAGCGCGAGAAGGAGCCGTTCAGCAACAGCGCCCGGCTCGTGGAGCTGATCCGCGACGCGCTGCCGCAGGCCGCCAAGCGCACCGGCGGCAACCCCGCCAAGCGCACCTTCCAGGCTCTGCGCATCGAGGTGAACGGCGAGCTCAGCGTCCTGGAGCGGGCCATTCCGGCCGCCGTGCAGGCACTCGCGGTCGGCGGACGCATCGCCGTCCTGTCGTACCACTCGCTGGAGGACCGTCTCGTGAAGCAGGTGTTCGCGGCCGGCGCCGCGAACACCGCGCCGCCCGGGCTCCCGGTCGTCCCCGAGCGCTACCAGCCACGGCTCAAGCTGCTCACACGCGGCGCCGAACTCCCCACGGAGGAAGAGGTCGCCGAGAACCGCCGGGCGGCCCCGGCGCGGCTGCGGGGTGCGCAGCGCATCCGCGAGGAGGTCGCCGGGTGA
- a CDS encoding septum formation initiator family protein translates to MSPRGELRGRAARLARLLPAGSAGAGRAARTPFVLLVVLLLGGGLITLLMLNSALNEGSFRLNDLKKQTTDLTEDEQALQRDVDAYAAPDALQRRARELGMVPGGDPAFLNPDGTVRGVPGAATAPSTLWRPAPPPPEVAGTPASPSPTPPATPKATPNPTSSQVKPAPSTSGR, encoded by the coding sequence ATGAGTCCCAGGGGCGAACTGCGGGGGAGGGCCGCGCGACTCGCGCGGCTGCTGCCCGCGGGATCCGCGGGCGCAGGCCGGGCGGCCCGCACACCGTTCGTGCTCCTCGTCGTGCTCCTGCTCGGCGGCGGGCTGATCACGCTCCTGATGCTGAACTCGGCGCTCAACGAAGGGTCGTTCAGGCTGAACGACCTCAAGAAGCAGACGACCGACCTCACCGAGGACGAGCAGGCGCTCCAGCGCGACGTCGACGCCTACGCAGCCCCCGACGCCCTGCAGCGCCGCGCCAGGGAGCTCGGCATGGTCCCCGGCGGCGACCCGGCCTTCCTCAACCCCGACGGCACCGTGCGCGGCGTCCCCGGCGCGGCCACCGCCCCCTCCACCCTGTGGCGGCCCGCGCCGCCCCCGCCCGAGGTCGCGGGCACGCCCGCGAGCCCCTCGCCGACCCCGCCCGCGACCCCCAAGGCCACGCCGAATCCCACGTCCTCGCAGGTGAAACCCGCGCCCTCGACCTCCGGCAGGTGA
- a CDS encoding peptidoglycan D,D-transpeptidase FtsI family protein, producing the protein MTDREPPRRRVPAPARPARNGRPAASRRPNPGPRRPRPAPVKAPAALRLGSPRPRLRMVSLGLTLVLIAFVVRLLQVQAVDASAYAAKAEQHRYVEHVLAAERGGITDRSGVALATSVDAYDITADPTMFRPADTAAVKNSSAPVVPRDAPEQAAALLAPILGMDADVVAKKLRTPRTRYVLLARRQTPQVWKQIKDLKSTLSEKADREKSASVIAGVFADPSSKRVYPNGDLAAGILGWVNADGKGGGGIEQQLNKDLAGKPGKIKYAQSGGRQVPTAGSNEQPAVPGSEIELTIDRDIQWAAQKAITDQVKKSGADRGYVMVQDTRTGEVLAMANAPGFDPNDLSQANSTAMGNAALQDAYEPGSTAKVMSMAAVLEENAATPDTHVTVPNRLHRGDRLFQDDIDHATWYLTLNGVLAKSSNIGTILAAGQLGKTQPQANQVLSSYLRKFGIGRPTGLGFPGETPGILAPADKWSTSQQYTIPFGQGFSINAMQAASVYSTIANGGVRVEPTLVRGTKGPDGRFTPAPRPEENRVVSAKTAKKVAQMLESVVDDEEGTGAKARIPGYRVAGKTGTANRVDPATGRYKGYTSSFAGFAPADKPRVTVYCAIQNATKGSYFGGQICGPIYKQVMEFALKTLQVPPTGAAPARLPVSYQP; encoded by the coding sequence ATGACCGACAGGGAGCCCCCGCGACGCCGGGTCCCAGCCCCCGCGAGGCCCGCGAGGAACGGCCGCCCCGCCGCCTCCCGGCGCCCGAACCCCGGCCCCAGGCGCCCGCGTCCCGCCCCCGTCAAGGCGCCCGCCGCCCTGCGCCTCGGCAGTCCACGCCCCCGGCTGCGCATGGTCAGCCTCGGCCTCACCCTCGTCCTCATCGCCTTTGTCGTACGCCTGCTCCAGGTCCAGGCCGTCGACGCCAGCGCGTACGCGGCCAAGGCCGAACAGCACCGGTACGTCGAGCACGTCCTCGCGGCCGAGCGCGGCGGGATCACGGACCGCAGCGGGGTCGCGCTCGCCACCAGCGTGGACGCGTACGACATCACGGCCGACCCCACGATGTTCCGGCCTGCGGACACCGCGGCCGTCAAGAACTCTTCGGCCCCGGTGGTGCCGCGGGACGCGCCCGAGCAGGCCGCGGCGCTGCTCGCCCCGATCCTCGGCATGGACGCCGACGTGGTCGCGAAGAAGCTGCGGACCCCCAGGACGCGTTACGTCCTGCTGGCCCGCCGCCAGACCCCCCAGGTCTGGAAGCAGATCAAGGACCTCAAAAGCACGCTGTCCGAGAAGGCGGACCGGGAGAAGTCGGCGAGCGTCATCGCCGGAGTCTTTGCCGACCCCAGCAGCAAGCGCGTGTACCCGAACGGCGATCTGGCCGCCGGGATACTGGGCTGGGTCAACGCCGACGGCAAGGGCGGCGGCGGTATCGAGCAGCAGCTGAACAAGGATCTGGCGGGCAAGCCCGGCAAGATCAAGTACGCCCAGTCCGGCGGCCGTCAGGTGCCCACGGCCGGCAGCAACGAGCAGCCCGCCGTGCCCGGTTCGGAGATCGAGCTCACCATCGACCGCGACATCCAGTGGGCCGCGCAGAAGGCCATCACCGACCAGGTGAAGAAGTCCGGGGCGGACCGCGGCTACGTGATGGTGCAGGACACCAGGACCGGCGAGGTCCTGGCGATGGCCAACGCGCCCGGCTTCGACCCCAACGACCTCTCGCAGGCCAACTCCACCGCCATGGGCAACGCCGCGCTCCAGGACGCGTACGAGCCCGGCTCCACCGCGAAGGTCATGTCGATGGCCGCCGTCCTGGAGGAGAACGCAGCAACTCCCGACACGCATGTCACGGTGCCCAACCGGCTGCACCGGGGCGACCGGCTCTTCCAGGACGACATCGACCACGCCACCTGGTATCTCACGCTGAACGGCGTGCTCGCCAAGTCCAGCAACATCGGCACCATCCTGGCGGCGGGCCAGCTCGGCAAGACCCAGCCCCAGGCCAACCAGGTGCTCTCGTCGTACCTGCGCAAGTTCGGCATCGGCCGCCCCACCGGGCTCGGCTTCCCGGGGGAGACCCCGGGCATCCTGGCCCCCGCCGACAAGTGGTCGACCTCGCAGCAGTACACGATCCCTTTCGGCCAGGGTTTCTCCATCAACGCGATGCAGGCCGCCTCCGTCTACTCGACCATCGCCAACGGCGGCGTACGCGTGGAGCCCACCCTCGTACGCGGCACCAAGGGACCCGACGGCAGGTTCACCCCGGCCCCGAGGCCCGAGGAGAACCGGGTCGTCAGCGCGAAGACGGCCAAGAAGGTCGCGCAGATGCTCGAGTCCGTCGTGGACGACGAGGAGGGCACCGGCGCCAAGGCGCGCATCCCCGGCTACCGCGTCGCCGGCAAGACCGGCACCGCCAACCGAGTCGATCCGGCCACCGGCAGGTATAAGGGGTACACGTCGTCGTTCGCCGGTTTCGCCCCCGCCGACAAGCCCCGCGTCACCGTCTACTGCGCGATCCAGAACGCCACCAAGGGCAGCTACTTCGGCGGCCAGATCTGTGGCCCCATCTACAAGCAGGTCATGGAGTTCGCCCTCAAGACGCTCCAGGTGCCGCCCACCGGCGCCGCGCCCGCCCGGCTGCCCGTCAGCTACCAGCCCTGA
- a CDS encoding UDP-N-acetylmuramoyl-L-alanyl-D-glutamate--2,6-diaminopimelate ligase: MTTITPNPGNQPAPRPSLRSMGGEPGTLTAVPQADQSQNPQTGVPVTYPGPPRPVQVTATRLADLADQLGVPALQEPSASTGSTGITHDSRAVRPGDIYAALPGARFHGADFAAQAASLGAVAALTDPSGAERVAAAGLPALVVENPRGRMGELAATIYGHPGRDLLQIGITGTSGKTTTAYLIEGGLRTMHSTGLIGTVEMRIGDERIKSERTTPEATDLQALFAVMRERGVDAVAMEVSSHALVLGRVDGCVFDVAVFNNLSPEHMEFHSDMEDYFRAKAQLFTRARSKQGVVNYDDEYGRRLIAESEVPVVTFSAEGHPDADWRAEDVEVGPFDSTFVAIGPKGERITAKSPLAGPFNVANALSAIVALAVAGVDPQQAADGVAAVPGVPGRLERVDAGQPYLAVVDYAHKTDAVESVLRALRKVTENKLHIVLGCGGDRDTTKRMPMGAAAARLADTAVLTSDNPRSEDPLAILATMLAGAAEVPAHERAEVQVFEDRAAAIAAVVARAQPGDTVLVAGKGHEQGQDIAGVVRPFDDRLVLREAIQQTQG, from the coding sequence GTGACAACGATCACCCCGAACCCCGGGAACCAGCCCGCGCCACGCCCCTCGCTTCGCTCCATGGGGGGTGAGCCCGGTACGCTCACCGCCGTGCCACAAGCTGATCAGTCCCAAAACCCCCAGACGGGCGTTCCCGTGACATATCCGGGACCGCCGCGACCGGTGCAGGTCACCGCGACACGACTTGCCGATCTCGCAGATCAGCTGGGTGTCCCCGCGCTCCAGGAGCCCTCGGCGTCGACGGGGAGCACCGGCATCACGCACGACTCGCGCGCCGTGCGCCCCGGCGACATCTACGCGGCCCTGCCCGGCGCCCGCTTCCACGGCGCCGACTTCGCCGCCCAGGCCGCGAGCCTCGGCGCCGTCGCCGCCCTCACCGACCCGTCGGGCGCCGAACGCGTCGCGGCGGCCGGTCTGCCGGCCCTCGTCGTGGAGAACCCGCGCGGCCGGATGGGAGAGCTGGCGGCCACGATCTACGGCCACCCCGGCCGCGATCTGCTCCAGATCGGCATCACGGGCACGTCCGGCAAGACCACGACGGCCTACCTCATCGAGGGCGGGCTGCGCACGATGCACAGCACCGGACTCATCGGCACCGTCGAGATGCGCATCGGCGACGAGCGCATCAAGTCGGAGCGCACCACCCCCGAAGCCACCGACCTCCAGGCGCTGTTCGCGGTGATGCGCGAGCGCGGTGTGGACGCGGTCGCGATGGAGGTCTCCAGTCACGCCCTCGTGCTCGGCCGGGTCGACGGCTGCGTCTTCGACGTGGCGGTCTTCAACAACCTCAGCCCGGAACACATGGAGTTCCACTCCGACATGGAGGACTACTTCCGGGCCAAGGCACAGCTGTTCACGCGCGCACGCAGCAAACAGGGCGTCGTGAACTACGACGACGAGTACGGCCGCCGGCTCATCGCCGAGTCCGAAGTGCCCGTCGTGACCTTCTCCGCCGAGGGCCACCCGGACGCCGACTGGCGCGCCGAGGACGTCGAGGTCGGCCCCTTCGACTCCACCTTCGTGGCCATCGGCCCCAAGGGCGAGCGGATCACCGCCAAGTCCCCGCTGGCCGGGCCGTTCAACGTGGCCAACGCGCTCTCCGCGATCGTCGCGCTCGCCGTCGCGGGCGTCGACCCGCAGCAGGCCGCGGACGGGGTCGCCGCGGTGCCGGGCGTCCCCGGCCGCCTGGAGCGCGTCGACGCGGGCCAGCCCTACCTCGCCGTCGTCGACTACGCGCACAAGACCGACGCCGTCGAGTCCGTGCTGCGCGCGCTGCGCAAGGTGACCGAGAACAAGCTCCACATCGTGCTCGGCTGCGGCGGCGACCGTGACACCACCAAGCGGATGCCGATGGGCGCCGCCGCCGCCCGGCTCGCCGACACCGCCGTACTGACATCGGACAACCCCCGCTCCGAGGACCCCCTCGCGATCCTCGCCACGATGCTCGCGGGTGCCGCCGAGGTGCCTGCCCACGAGCGCGCCGAGGTCCAGGTCTTCGAGGACAGGGCGGCGGCCATCGCCGCCGTGGTCGCCCGCGCACAGCCGGGCGACACCGTCCTCGTCGCGGGCAAGGGCCACGAGCAGGGTCAGGACATCGCCGGGGTGGTGCGTCCCTTCGACGACCGCCTGGTGCTTCGCGAAGCTATCCAGCAAACCCAGGGATGA
- a CDS encoding UDP-N-acetylmuramoyl-tripeptide--D-alanyl-D-alanine ligase, giving the protein MIALSLAEIATAVGGQTYDIPDPSVRVTGPVVIDSRKVTDGSLFAAFVGERVDGHDYAAAVVDAGAAAVLASRPVGVPAIVVDDVQAALGALARTVVERLGATLVALTGSAGKTSTKDLIAQVLRSKAPTVFTPGSFNNEIGLPLTALSATDETRYLVLEMGARGKGHIRYLTGLTPPRIGVVLNVGTAHIGEFGGREQIAEAKGELVESLPADGTAILNADDPLVRAMASRTKARVLLFGEAADADVRAENVRLTENGQPSFSLRTPSGCSDVTLRLYGEHHVSNALAAAAVAHDLGMSVEEIALALSEAGTLSRWRMEVTERPDGVTVVNDAYNANPESMRAALRALAAMGRGRRTWAVLGHMAELGDEALSEHDAVGRLAVRLNVSKLVAVGGREASWLQLGAYNEGSWGEESVHVSDAQAAVDLLRSELRPGDVVLVKASRSVGLESVAQALLAVDGDNVGEVAAR; this is encoded by the coding sequence GTGATCGCCCTCTCCCTCGCCGAGATCGCCACAGCCGTCGGCGGGCAGACGTACGACATACCGGATCCGTCGGTCCGGGTGACCGGACCGGTCGTCATCGACTCCCGGAAGGTCACGGACGGCAGCCTGTTCGCCGCCTTCGTCGGCGAACGCGTCGACGGCCACGACTACGCGGCCGCGGTGGTGGACGCAGGAGCCGCCGCCGTACTCGCCTCGCGCCCGGTCGGGGTGCCCGCCATCGTTGTCGACGACGTGCAGGCCGCCCTCGGCGCGCTGGCGCGCACCGTCGTCGAACGGCTCGGTGCCACCCTCGTCGCGCTCACCGGCTCCGCCGGCAAGACCAGCACCAAGGACCTGATCGCCCAGGTCCTGCGCAGCAAGGCGCCCACGGTCTTCACGCCGGGCTCGTTCAACAACGAGATCGGCCTGCCGCTGACCGCGCTGAGCGCCACCGACGAAACCCGCTACCTCGTCCTGGAGATGGGCGCGCGCGGCAAGGGCCACATCCGGTACCTCACCGGCCTGACCCCGCCGAGGATCGGCGTCGTCCTCAACGTCGGCACCGCGCACATCGGCGAGTTCGGCGGCCGCGAGCAGATCGCCGAGGCCAAGGGCGAGCTGGTCGAGAGCCTGCCGGCCGACGGCACCGCGATCCTCAACGCGGACGACCCCCTGGTCCGCGCGATGGCCTCCCGCACCAAGGCGAGGGTGCTGCTCTTCGGAGAGGCCGCCGACGCCGACGTGCGCGCCGAGAATGTCCGTCTCACGGAGAACGGACAGCCTTCCTTCAGCCTTCGCACACCCTCCGGGTGCAGCGACGTGACCTTGCGCCTGTACGGTGAGCACCACGTGTCGAACGCGCTCGCCGCGGCCGCCGTCGCCCATGACCTTGGCATGTCCGTGGAGGAGATCGCCCTCGCGCTCTCCGAGGCGGGCACACTGTCCCGCTGGCGTATGGAGGTCACCGAGCGCCCGGACGGCGTGACAGTCGTCAACGACGCCTACAACGCGAACCCCGAGTCCATGCGAGCCGCTCTGCGAGCGCTCGCAGCGATGGGCAGAGGGCGCCGTACATGGGCGGTGCTCGGTCATATGGCCGAGCTCGGGGACGAGGCGCTGTCCGAGCACGACGCGGTCGGACGGCTTGCCGTCCGGCTCAACGTCAGCAAGCTCGTGGCAGTCGGGGGCAGGGAAGCGTCCTGGCTGCAACTGGGCGCCTATAACGAGGGTTCGTGGGGTGAGGAGTCGGTGCACGTGTCCGACGCACAGGCGGCTGTCGATCTGTTGCGCAGCGAGCTGCGCCCGGGTGACGTCGTGCTCGTGAAGGCCTCCAGGTCGGTTGGCCTGGAGAGCGTCGCGCAGGCGCTGCTCGCCGTCGACGGCGACAACGTGGGCGAGGTTGCTGCCCGATGA
- the mraY gene encoding phospho-N-acetylmuramoyl-pentapeptide-transferase, with the protein MMKQILFAGVIGLFLTLIGTPLLIKLLARKGYGQYIRDDGPREHHAKRGTPTMGGIAFILATFIAYFMSKIITGAAPTLSGLLVLGLMGGMGLVGFLDDYIKIVKRRSLGLRAKAKMAGQLTVGIAFAVLSLQFADNRGNTPASTKLSFVQDFGWTIGPVLFVVWALFMILAMSNGVNLTDGLDGLATGASVMVFGAYTFIGVWQFQESCANAQTLTNPAACFEVRDPLDLAVVASALMGACFGFLWWNTSPAKIFMGDTGSLALGGALAGLAICSRTEFLLALLGGLFVLITMSVVIQVGSFRLTGKRVFRMAPLQHHFELKGWSEVLVVVRFWIIQGMCVIVGLGLFYAGWAADK; encoded by the coding sequence ATGATGAAGCAGATCCTCTTCGCGGGTGTGATCGGGCTCTTCCTGACCCTGATCGGGACGCCCCTGCTGATCAAGCTCCTTGCGCGCAAGGGCTATGGCCAGTACATCCGTGACGACGGCCCGCGCGAGCACCACGCCAAGCGCGGTACGCCGACGATGGGTGGTATCGCCTTCATCCTGGCGACGTTCATCGCGTACTTCATGAGCAAGATCATCACCGGTGCCGCGCCGACCCTGTCGGGCCTGCTGGTGCTCGGTCTGATGGGCGGCATGGGCCTGGTCGGCTTCCTCGACGACTACATCAAGATCGTCAAGCGCCGCTCGCTCGGCCTGCGGGCCAAGGCGAAGATGGCCGGACAGCTGACCGTCGGTATCGCCTTCGCGGTGCTCTCGCTCCAGTTCGCCGACAACCGCGGCAACACCCCGGCCTCCACGAAGCTCTCCTTCGTGCAGGACTTCGGCTGGACGATCGGCCCGGTCCTGTTCGTGGTGTGGGCGCTGTTCATGATTCTCGCGATGTCGAACGGCGTGAACCTCACGGACGGCCTCGACGGCCTCGCCACCGGCGCCTCCGTGATGGTCTTCGGCGCGTACACCTTCATCGGTGTCTGGCAGTTCCAGGAGTCCTGCGCCAACGCGCAGACCCTCACCAACCCCGCCGCCTGTTTCGAGGTCAGAGACCCACTCGACCTGGCGGTCGTCGCGTCGGCCCTGATGGGCGCCTGCTTCGGCTTCCTGTGGTGGAACACCTCGCCCGCGAAGATCTTCATGGGTGACACCGGCTCCCTCGCGCTCGGCGGCGCTCTCGCGGGTCTGGCCATCTGCTCCCGCACGGAGTTCCTGCTCGCCCTGCTCGGCGGCCTGTTCGTCCTGATCACCATGTCCGTGGTCATCCAGGTCGGCTCCTTCCGGCTCACCGGTAAGCGCGTCTTCCGCATGGCGCCACTGCAACACCACTTCGAACTCAAGGGCTGGTCCGAAGTCCTTGTGGTGGTCCGCTTCTGGATCATCCAGGGCATGTGCGTGATCGTCGGACTCGGCCTCTTCTACGCGGGATGGGCAGCCGACAAGTGA
- the murD gene encoding UDP-N-acetylmuramoyl-L-alanine--D-glutamate ligase: MGSRQVTIASDWQNKRVTVAGLGVSGISAARALAGLGASVTVVDGGDGETHRARAAELAQLGVAARLGDAETLPEGTELVVTSPGWKPSSPLFAAAAEAGVDVVGDVEIAWLLRGPGAAPWLAITGTNGKTTTTQMLASILEAAGLRTAAVGNIGTPIIDVVLEGDDAYDVFAVELSSYQLHWAPSLRAHSAAVLNLAPDHLDWHGSMEAYAADKGRIYEGNQVACVYNVDATDKPSTEDLVREADVEEGCRAIGFTLGTPGPSQLGVVDGILVDRAFVDNRHKNAQELAEVADVNPPAPHNIANALAAAALARAFGVEPAAVRDGLRAFTPDAHRIAHVADVDAVAYVDDSKATNTHAAEASLAAYESIVWIAGGLAKGAAFDELVTKSAKRLRGVVLFGQDRALIREALARHAPDVPVVDLDRTDTGAMSQAVQEAARLARPGDTVLMAPACASMDMFTNYNKRGDAFAEAVRELGSTSV; this comes from the coding sequence ATGGGCAGCCGACAAGTGACCATTGCGTCCGACTGGCAGAACAAGCGAGTCACCGTCGCCGGTCTCGGCGTGAGCGGCATCAGCGCCGCCCGCGCCCTGGCCGGCCTCGGCGCGTCGGTCACGGTCGTGGACGGCGGCGACGGCGAGACGCACCGCGCCAGGGCGGCCGAGCTCGCGCAGCTCGGCGTCGCGGCCCGTCTCGGGGACGCCGAGACGCTCCCCGAAGGCACCGAACTCGTCGTCACGTCACCGGGCTGGAAGCCCTCGTCCCCGCTCTTCGCGGCGGCGGCCGAGGCGGGCGTGGACGTGGTCGGGGACGTGGAGATCGCCTGGCTCCTGCGCGGCCCCGGCGCCGCGCCCTGGCTCGCCATCACGGGCACCAACGGCAAGACCACCACCACGCAGATGCTCGCGTCGATCCTGGAGGCGGCGGGCCTGCGCACGGCGGCCGTCGGCAACATCGGTACGCCGATCATCGACGTCGTGCTCGAAGGCGACGACGCGTACGACGTGTTCGCCGTCGAGCTCTCCTCGTACCAGCTGCACTGGGCGCCCTCGCTGCGCGCCCACTCCGCGGCGGTCCTCAACCTCGCGCCCGACCACCTCGACTGGCACGGCTCCATGGAGGCGTACGCCGCCGACAAGGGCCGTATCTACGAGGGCAATCAGGTCGCCTGCGTCTACAACGTCGATGCCACCGACAAGCCGTCGACCGAGGACCTGGTCCGCGAGGCCGACGTCGAGGAGGGCTGCCGCGCGATCGGCTTCACCCTCGGCACGCCCGGCCCCTCCCAACTCGGCGTCGTGGACGGCATCCTGGTCGACCGGGCCTTCGTAGACAACCGGCACAAGAACGCCCAGGAGCTCGCCGAGGTCGCGGACGTCAACCCGCCCGCCCCGCACAACATCGCCAACGCCCTCGCGGCCGCCGCGCTCGCGCGCGCCTTCGGCGTCGAGCCCGCCGCCGTACGCGACGGACTGCGCGCCTTCACGCCCGACGCGCACCGCATCGCGCACGTCGCCGACGTCGACGCGGTCGCGTACGTCGACGACTCCAAGGCGACCAACACCCATGCCGCGGAAGCCTCCTTGGCCGCCTACGAGTCGATCGTGTGGATCGCGGGAGGGCTCGCCAAGGGCGCGGCCTTCGACGAGCTCGTCACCAAGTCGGCGAAGCGGCTTCGCGGGGTCGTCCTGTTCGGCCAGGACCGCGCGCTGATCCGGGAAGCCCTCGCGCGACACGCCCCTGACGTCCCGGTGGTCGACCTCGACCGGACCGACACTGGGGCGATGTCGCAGGCGGTCCAGGAGGCCGCGCGGCTCGCCCGGCCGGGGGACACCGTGCTGATGGCCCCGGCCTGTGCGTCGATGGACATGTTCACCAACTACAACAAGCGTGGCGACGCGTTCGCGGAAGCGGTCCGCGAACTCGGCTCCACGAGCGTCTGA
- the ftsW gene encoding putative lipid II flippase FtsW, giving the protein MPGSSARAARRPPAARPPKKPVRPARVSPVRRLYTRARRAWDRPLTAYYLILGSSLLITVLGLVMVYSASMITALQNGLPSSYYFRKQFLAATIGGALLFAAMRMPVKLHRALAYPLLAVSVFLMVLVQVPGIGVSIGGNQNWISLGGPFMLQPSEFGKLALVLWGADLMARKHDKRLLTQWKHMLVPLVPVAFLLLGLIMLGGDMGTAILLTAILFGLLWLAGAPTRLFVGVLSVAAAIGAFLIKTSPNRMARLSCLGSTDAGPDDICWQGLHGIYALASGGFFGSGLGASVEKWGQLPEAHTDFIFAITGEELGLAGTLSVLALYAALGYAGIRVAGRTEDPFVRYAAGGVTTWITAQAVVNLGAVLGLLPIAGVPLPLFSYGGSALLPTMFAVGLLIAFARDEPAARAALAMRQPRMRWNTMRRRATARTSGER; this is encoded by the coding sequence ATGCCCGGCAGCAGCGCGCGGGCGGCCCGGCGGCCCCCAGCGGCGCGTCCCCCGAAGAAACCGGTCAGGCCGGCCCGCGTCAGCCCCGTACGGCGCCTCTACACCCGGGCTCGCCGCGCCTGGGACCGCCCTCTGACCGCGTACTACCTCATCCTCGGCTCCAGCCTCCTGATCACCGTGCTCGGCCTGGTGATGGTCTACTCGGCCTCGATGATCACGGCGCTGCAGAACGGGCTGCCCAGCTCGTACTACTTCCGCAAGCAGTTCCTCGCGGCGACGATCGGCGGGGCGCTCCTGTTCGCGGCCATGCGGATGCCGGTGAAGCTGCACCGCGCGCTGGCCTACCCGCTGCTCGCCGTCAGCGTCTTCCTGATGGTCCTCGTGCAGGTGCCGGGGATAGGAGTCTCCATCGGGGGCAACCAGAACTGGATCTCGCTGGGCGGCCCTTTCATGCTCCAGCCCAGCGAGTTCGGGAAGCTGGCCCTCGTCCTGTGGGGCGCCGACCTCATGGCACGCAAGCACGACAAGCGGCTGCTGACCCAGTGGAAACACATGCTGGTGCCGCTCGTCCCGGTGGCCTTCCTGCTGCTCGGACTGATCATGCTCGGCGGCGACATGGGCACGGCGATCCTGCTCACCGCCATCCTCTTCGGACTGCTCTGGCTGGCCGGGGCGCCCACCCGGCTGTTCGTCGGCGTGCTCTCCGTCGCGGCCGCCATCGGCGCCTTCCTCATCAAGACCAGCCCCAACCGCATGGCACGCCTGTCCTGCCTCGGCTCCACCGACGCGGGCCCCGACGACATCTGCTGGCAGGGACTGCACGGCATCTACGCCCTCGCCTCGGGCGGATTCTTCGGATCCGGACTCGGGGCGAGTGTGGAAAAATGGGGCCAACTACCCGAAGCACACACCGACTTCATCTTCGCCATCACCGGTGAGGAACTGGGCCTTGCGGGGACGCTGTCGGTGCTCGCCCTGTACGCGGCTCTAGGCTATGCGGGTATCCGCGTGGCCGGACGCACGGAGGACCCCTTCGTGAGGTACGCCGCGGGTGGCGTGACCACCTGGATCACGGCCCAGGCCGTGGTCAACCTCGGTGCGGTGCTCGGTCTCCTGCCGATCGCCGGTGTCCCGCTCCCGCTGTTCTCGTACGGGGGGTCAGCGTTGCTGCCGACCATGTTCGCCGTAGGGCTTCTGATCGCGTTCGCGCGGGACGAACCCGCGGCGCGGGCGGCCCTGGCCATGCGGCAGCCTCGGATGAGATGGAACACGATGCGACGGCGCGCCACGGCGCGTACGTCCGGAGAGCGGTGA